Genomic DNA from Nostoc sp. C052:
GTTTTTGCTGTTGATTAGCTTGACTGTTTGATAATTCTAATTGAGTAAGTACGCTATCATTAGACATAAATTTTTGCCTGACGGATAATCTATTATAAAACATTGCAATCCAACGTTTACACTCGACAAATAATCCTTAGCTGAACTGATTGGAGTTTATTCTGTTTTATTAATACTCGATTTATTAGAAAATTTAATAGTATTTTTTTCGGAAGTTGTACTGATTCTTAAACTTACTCATAGCCGCAAACTTTTAAAAAGATGCTGTATCCCAAAAAGTGGTTATGGAAAAAGCTTGGGAGATAAATGTTATCTTTGTAAGTCTATTTGTTGTGTTTGAGATTTAGCTAATATTTTATCAATTTGAGTATTAATATATTCAAAAGTTTGTAATATCTGTGGAGTTAGTTTATTAGTCTGCACCTGACCAGATTGCAAGTTTAAAATTACCTCTCCATTTTTCTGCGAAATAGTTAAATCCCTCTGCTGGGTATTGAAAGCCAAGTCATAAATTTTTCCTTGGACTTGAGTACCATTTTCATCAGACTTACCCCAGACCATGCCAATCCTTTGAGCAATTTGACTCAGCCGACTGATGGCTTCAAGCTCAAATTTATCTTTATTCATTACTGTCAACGCTTCGGCTGATAATTGCTCACCAGCTTTAAACCCATTTGCCACTTCTACAATGCGTTTTTTGTAACTTTCCGACTTCCCTAACTTATCTGCGGCATTGTACCAATTTCTCAAGTCATCAATAGTGACTTTCGGGGGCTTCTCTACACCTAGAGGTTCTGTTTTTGTACTATTACTAATGTCTGTTATAGAAGGAGTAGTGGAGAGTAATAGAGTTGATTGGTTAGGTGGAGATTGTGCTGTTTGTTCTGGTGGTTTCAAAAACTGCGGTCGTGTGGCGAGGGAATTAACCCTTTGTTGATACTCACTATCCGTTTCAATCACAGCCCCAAATTTCTTGGCCATGCTCTCTAAAGTTTTGGCAGGGATGGAGCTATCAACCAAGTTAAATACGGCTAGACCTTTTTGAGTTTCCCTGATAACATCTTCTGTTGGTACTTGCCCCCACTTAACTTTTTGAGCAGTTAACCATTTTGTAACAGTCTCAGCTTTCTGGTTGTCAACAGCCAAGCCCATGACTCCAAGTTTTTTGTTTGATTCTGTCGAAAATAAGAAAGTAGGACGCTCTTTAATATGATGTAGAATTTTCGCACTACTTTCAATCATCTCTTGTTGTTCAGAATTAACCGATTGAGTCCCAAAGATAAGAAATTCCTTCGTCCACTTCTGGGGATATTCAACGGTATTAGGGTCAATTTGAGCGCAAATCACAGAGAAATTACTTTCAATAATAGCGTCGGCGTGTGTAAGTTGTCCGGTTTTTAGCAGTCCAAGCTGTCTGAGCGCGTCTTTGTCTTTTTTGAAGTGCAATACTCCCAGGGGTTCACCATTCAAAAATACAGCATCTCTAGTTTTAGAAGCTGAGGTTTCGATAGTCAGTTTTCGGTAATCTTGATCATTGAATGTCTGACCAGAAAAATCATAAAAGTTAATTTTATTAATTTTGAGGAGATGACCATTACCAGACTCACCCAGCACAAAAGCTTGATCTCCAGCTTCGGAGATAGAAGTAAGTTTTAACTTTAGAGGATTACCATTTTTGAGATAATTAATTTCTTTTAATTGTTGGGCAGAATCACTGTCTAACTCACCCAGGGTCAAAGCATCAATTTTGATTTTTACTGTTTTATCAGGAATCGGCACAGTGCCAAATTCTAAGTTGACCGGTTCGGCGTTAAAAACAAGTCCTGCATAAGAGAAGTTCTTGAGTTCACGGATAGTAATTTCAACCGGCTCGTTTCCTGGCAGTCCAATAGTTGCTTTGGCAGTAGCAGGTTCTACCCCAATGAAATTAGCTTGCGCCTTTGTGCCAATAGGTAACATTCCAGCCCTGGTTTCGAGCATGGCGAATTCCTTATATTCGCCGTCAGCATCCTGGACAAACATTAGTCTGGAAACGTGGCGTTCATGTCCGACTGGGTGGTGGCTAGCCCTAATTTCTATTGGGTGTTTTTCGGTGGGATTCCAGTCTCGACCCAAAAATTGATTTGCTTCATTCAAAAGTGTGACTAACTTCGGTTCAGTAAATTGCAATTTATCTAAGCGAGAAATAATCTCATTGGGGAAAGCAGCGAAGGCGAAATTGGAAACTTTTTTAGCGTAGACGCGGAGCGGCTTGTCGCTAGACATCGCCTGGGGGTTTGCGTTTTCTTTTCTTGCAACTTCGAGTTCATCCTGGCGGGATGCACAGATGTTCCAAGCTGCGGCTGCGGATGTAAGTTTTTCTGACTCTGGGATTTTCGCGTAAAATGCAACAGATGCATCATTTGCCAAGGCAAAGAGTAGTTTAGTTTGGCTTCTAGTAAGTTCTGGTTTTAGTTCTAATAGTTTAGCTCCCTGCATGGCCATCCCCGCCTTGAGGTTGTGGTCAGTCACAGATTGTTGGCTAACTGTCCCCAGGTTACGATAAGCGGGTTTTCCATCTGACCCAACCTCGTCATCTATCTGTGCAATTGCTAATAATTTATGGGGGCGTTCACTGTTTGTGAATTTAATCTCATAATAGCGAATGTTCAACGTCTGGGCTTTCCAGATTAGGGGGTGTCCGTAACGGGTGAGATTGGTAATTTCCAGTTTCGCCCCTTGTGGAGTTTGCACTATTGCGGATGGCCCTTTGTCAGTTTCACGCCGTTGGGACATCCGAACCGCAGCGTTGAATTTCTGATCAAACTCGTACTTGGCCGCGATCGCTGCAAATTTTTGCTGTGGTGTAAATTCTACTCCTTTGAATAATTCTTTAAACTGGACTATGGGACGCGATTCTAACTGTGATTCTTGGAAATATTTATTAGTTTGGCTAATCAATAATTCTACTGGTGAGTAGCCCTTTGGTGTTATCCCCGTGTTTAAATAAACTGACGAAGATTTCTTATCTTTAATATAATTAACATCACGATACAAGTAGCGGCTGTTTTCCCGGATTTTATCCATCTCCGGTTTTTTAGCACTTTTGAATAAATCAACCGCTATTTGGTTTTGATAACATCCCTCACCAATCATTTCCCGGTACATCAGGCGGTTAACATCCATCGCCTGCTGAATAATCTCTGGCGTTCTTTGACCCAAAGCAAGTTCAACAAACCCTTGCATATAAGATTTATATTCTTCTCGGATTAACTTTGCCTCTTTCTGGTGTTCTTGCTCAAATAGGGCTTTATAATGACTAGAAACTTGGTCTAAATAAGTTGATTGTTGTTCGATAGTTCCGTAAGTTTTAAGTACCTCAATTTCTGATTCTAATGCTTCCAGTGCTGTCACTTGATTGTTGATTATGCCCACGCTGATGCTATCGCTCATGTGGATAGCGATTTTTTCAAATGGGGGCTGGCTTCCATCGGTGGGATCATAAAATGACTGTTTTTTGAGCTTAATCGTGGGTGAATAGGCGTTTTGAGGAAGATTTCTTCGCTCTGCCTCTGCTGTCAGATTAGGATATAAGCTAGCTCTTGCTATACCTATGCAGTCACCATCGTAGTCTCGTGCTTGGCGTTCTGATTCGGTTTCGAGGGGATTAACTTCGTTGTGTTCAATGCCTTGAGTTTCTAGCGCCTCAATCCTAGCAAGTATACGTTTGTGGTCTTCATCGTTGACTACAATTATTCCTTGCAAAGATTTACCATCTGGCGCAACACTGTCTTCAACATGTTTATTAGTAGAGACACACAATCCATTAGAGTTGAGGAAAGGAGAGCGAAAGTTAAGAACTTTTTCTCCAAGCTTCAGCCAAGGGACACAGATTTCACCATTTTTGAGTTCCTTAGAGGGAATAATCATTCCTCGGTCAAAAGTAAGCGTTTTCCCAACAGCAATATCTCGCCACTCACTTTGTACAAACCGACTTAATTCCTGTTTAACCTTCTCAGTTTCTAAAAGCTGCTGATGCCCTAGTAAATCGGCTTTAATGAGTTTGTACATGAACAAGTCATCTTTAGCACTCTCGTCATCCAACTCCTGATCTGCATCTAAGTCATCATTTGTCCCTAAGTTTTTAACATCTATTTCTTGATTGATAATATCTGATGTTTTTAATTTATTTTGACTCAATGATTCTTTACGTTTTTCATATCTTTCACAATAGTAAGCAGCAACATTTCTAGGGTCATCTTGAATAGAGGCTAATCTTTGAGCTTGCACCTCTAGTGACTCGGCAAAATCTTTAATTCCTTGGGGGAAAGATGCCAGTAGTTGGGAGATAGACATCTGACCTTGCTGAGATTGCCCTTTTTCAGCTAACCAAATATTTTGCTGATATAATCCTGGTTGAATTTGAGGTTTTGTGGGGCCTTTGGGTCTATCCTTGTCTGTTCCCTTAAAACTGCTTACGGGGAGAATTATGTCTATTTTTGGTTTGTTATTTGGATCTGCATATTTGATTTCGTCTAATCTGTATGGTCGGAGTGTTCCTTTGCCAAAACGATATTTAGTAGTATCCTCTCCAACTCCATCCACCCAACCAAATCGATGCTGAATTACACGATAGCTTTTATCTGGTTGAGATTCCCTTAAGGTTACTTTGTCATAGAGTTGTGTTGAAATCTGCCCATAACAGTCACCAACTAATTTATATGCTAAATCATTTGATAATATCCCTCCATTTTCACCAGCCTTTTCAGTAGAATCATCTACTACCAGAATGTTTAGCTTTTCGTGAATCGCATTTTTACAAGCCCCAAGAAAGATGGAACCATAAGCCCCACGGTCTTTACTATCGGGACAAATTTTTTGGATAACTTCTAAGCATTCTTTATCTCCATAAAGTAAGCGAGTCTTAGAAGATAGCAATAAAATCTGTCCATTTGGATGATTATTTAATTCTTCAGCAGTGCTGTATTCATCTGAGTGTCCAAATGAAAATTCTTTATCAGGAAAGTAGAATTCCAGTAAAGTATTATTGAGCTTTTCAGTTAGAATTGATTGAGAGTTCGTTTGCTTATCGTCTGTATAGAGCCACTGATTTAAACGAGGCTCAAAATGCTTCAATTCCAAAGTCATAATATTTAAAATTTGATGAACATTAATTAATTTTTTGAGAGGTCTTTATGTCAAGGATTAAGCGTTGGATAAATATGCACAAGAAAGAGTTCCATCCAGATGGCAGCTTGAAAAATGAAGCTCGACAAGAAATGTTATCTGTAGGAATGAGTAACGAGGCAATTGATGATTATGCCTCTAGACTGAAAGCAAGATACGACGAGTGGAAGCACTTGGACGAAACTGATCCAGAGCCGTGGCCAATCTACACAGCCTACGATTTCTTCACTGAACAAGAAAAAAAGGAATTTAACCCAGATGGTTCTCTCAGACCTGAATATGTAGAATATGCTCGTCAAATTGGCATCAGTGAAAGTGCCCTCGAACAGCTTGAGTGGCGTAAAAAAATGGAAGTTGATGATTATAATGAAATGTCTGCCTCACACGTAGAGCAAGGCATCAACTTCGGTGCATGGTTGATGGAAGGGAGGATTGTCAACAGCAGAACATACGTCCAACGTCGGCAGCAGATGGAGCAAGACCTGCGTAACTTTGAGCCGGAAGACAGTTTGCCTTTTGACAAGGACACCTCTTATTAAAGTAGGTGACTTACGCTGTAAAGAAAGTTTTTATCCATCAAATGCAGTGATTTGAACTAAATATGTGAAAAAAAAGCGATCGCCTCACCTTGGCATGAAAGTAAATATTCAAAAACTGCCTTTTTACTTCGTTGACTTGAAAGATTTTAGAGATTCCTGATGGAATATCATAATCATTAATCGCAGTGCAGTAAATAAATATACCGCACTGTCACTGTGTTTATCTATGATGTTTTTTACTGTGTGGTAGGGTGTTTTTTGATAATTGTTTGCCAAGAAATAATTCTGACGAAGAATTATTAGATATTGATGAAGTAGCTATTTTATACATGACAAAACAGCAAGAAATAGCGACTAGGGAGATTAAAGTAGCCTGACCAATTATTTTCCACGAGTTGAAAGTCACTTGAGACTGAACTCGCCTAAAGAAAACAGACTCTAACTTTTGCTGAGTCGTGCGATTTTTCAAGTACTCTAAAACTTGCAGACATTCAGATATGTCCTCGCCTTTGTGGACTTTTTGGCACAGCAGAATTTCTAAGCGTTCAATGCGACGTTCTGGAGTTGATAAATTGATATCATCCCAATCGTCCCAAGGTTTGATTTGTTGTAGTTCGGACATAATATGATTCAGACATTGTAATTAGAGAAATTTCTCAATGCTTACCGAGAAGGGGGAAGGGGGAAGGGGGAAAGGGGAAAGGTAAAAACCGTACTGCGTCCCGCTCCGCTAACGCCCGAAGTCAAGCGACCTGTTCATCCCTTTCCCCTTTAACCTTTTTTTATTTTTAGAGCGTTCGTACTCTATCAATAATTGCTTTGCTTGTTCGGGGAGAATCACCTGCTTTTTGTCAATCCGCAATTGGTAACAGTAGCTTTTATTATCAGGACAAGGGATAGTGCTGGGGGTATTAATTCCAATCATCACAGAACCAAGAGCAACTGCGGAAATGGTAATGGAGTAAGTAATTATCCCTGAGCGACCAGAACCGATCCAACCACCGAGCCAAAAAAGAAACTCTTTAAATTTTTCAAAGCGTTCTTGACGAACTTTGATCCATTCTTTTGACTTTTTGAGCTTTGAATAGAGTTTGGCATTAGATGCTTTCTCAATCTGAATGTCAATGGTGCGTTTCTGGTTAGCAATTTCTTGTTCTAATCGGTACTCGTTCCACTCTCGGACACGTTGGGCGATAGCATCGGCGTGGGCGAAGAAAGCGGAAAATCCTTCATCGGATAGTGATTCGCCATTAGAGTTTTCAATGGGGACTTTCCCTCAATGCGCTCCAATATACGTTGTTCTAGTCCAGAATAAAAATTCTTAATATCCTGTTTGTTTTCCGAAAGTGCGCGGAGTACATTCTTAAGATACATTTGGTTGACTAGCCCGGGAATATTTTGAGCGCGTTTTCGGGTAATATTGTCCACTAAATTGACCAATTCCTCTTCAGAAACAGATGCTTCTTCACCAAAAAACTCAGCAATTAACTGGCTCTCATCTTGGGGTTGAAATATACCAAAGTGAGTAGCTACATCAAAATATGTTTTATTTTGCTCCTTAATTAGGTCGCAAGCTTCGAGAAAGCGCTCACACTCCAACTGACGATATTCCTTCTGATTTGGAGATAGTCCACAAGCGCTGATAATCTCAATCGCTTCAGTTAGTTCTAGCTCAATGCCGTACTCTGATTTGATGTGAGTTAACATCTCTAGGATGTTCATTGGTGGAAATTCCGTTTTATCAGCACGTTTTTTCGATTGTCGTTGGAAGTGTGCTGCCGCTTGTTTATAGGTTTTACCCTGTTGAATCAAGGCTCGGATCACATCAAAACGGGACTGAATTTCTTCATCACAGTAAGAAGGCTGGTCAATAGCTAAACCACTTGCTGTCAACGTGGCATCAACGTCTTCTACAGAGAGTGAATATGTTTGTTGTAGCAGTTCTTTGGTATAAGGCATAATTTTATTCCTAGTTAAATGCATTTTCTAGTAAACAATCATCATCTTCATGAGTAGGTGAAGAACCCAAATGTGTATCAACCTTGTCAGTAGGGTTTGCAACCATTAGATGATTCTCCAGTTCTTGCTCCAAGTTAAAAGTTTGAGCTAAATAAATAATTTGTTGTTGCAGTTGGTAAATTGAAATTCTTGCCTTTGATTTTAAATCTGATTCTGAGAACCCTCCTAACCACCGACAAGCTATCGGATGCCAAAAGGCAGCGATTGCCCAGATAATCATCTTTTGTCTCGGAAATTCAAGAGTTTTATTTTTGGGACTCAGATATTTTAAGAGGGGCAAATAAGGAGATGAAGTACTGAACTGAAAACGAAAATCAACTTGCTCAGGCATGATTTGCTACCTGTTGAGAATTTTTACAAAGATAAGAGAAAAAACCATAGTTATCAGTTAAGCGAAAGTCTAAATCTGATTTAGGTTTCTCAGCTAAAAATTCTTGCTGTACTAAATATTCCAAGGCATCACAAGAAATTTTTTCAGGACGCGGAAATAATCGATTCAATTCACTCTTGAAATAATGGGCAGTTCCACCAGCAAAGATCATCTCATCAATATCTGATGGAATATAACGATGCAAATAACTTGAAAGCACTGCCCAATATTCTTCACGAGCAATACTGATTGCTGATTTGATTGATTGAATTTCTAATTCTTGTAGCAAAGCATCTTCGACTCGAACTAAAGGTAATAAGGCTTTGAGATTTATTTTGGAACCAGCAGCACTAATCGCAGCCGCAAGAGTCAGAGATTTTTGTCCAGCTACCCGACGCTGTACTGATGATACTAACTTATGAAACCCTAAATCTTCTGTAACTCCACTTGTCATCGCACCCTTATCCATAATCAAAATAGAGGCATTGCGATAGCCAATCATCACCACCGCTATTTTACGCGAACGCAAGTTATGAGTAGTTGTACGTCCTCGTGAGAGCAATCCAAATCCTTCAGGGCGGCAAACAAACTCCACTAGCTTGAAAGAGCGTTTTTCACCTCTCCATTTAAAGTTGAGCAGAGCGCCTGTAATCGATATCTCAAATAATTTGCGATCCGAGTACTCTCCGTAAGGAAACAAGATGCCTAGACGAATACTTGCACCGTTGGCTAACGACTTCTTTTGGGCTATAGCACCCACAACAGCCAAGGTTTTATAAATCGCTAGCTCAAATTTTGGCTGCTCTAACTTCAAATCTGCAAAAAACCTCTGACAAATTAATCCTACACCCCAGCATTGCTGATTGTATTCAATCCAAGCTGAATTCTCTGGTGAAGATATACCAATCGCATCCTCCTCATAACTTAAAAGGCTTTGTTTCGGAATTAATGCTGTGTAGGGTTCCATCAAAAGCAACTCTGGCTTACTTGAATCTAGAGTAAAAAAAACTCTACTCAAGGATGCTCCCGGATCGAATGAGATTATTAAATCTGCCATCTACTTTCAACAAAAATTACTCAACCATTTCATGAAATCATAATTCGTTAATAGCGCAATTATGGCAAATTTATGGAATTTGATACCAAGAGCCTCAAATTCATATAAATCCGGCACAACTCTGGCATAACTCTAGCATAACTCTGAAATCTTAAATAGTATTTATCAACAAATTATTTTTATTGAGAATCACTT
This window encodes:
- a CDS encoding ParM/StbA family protein — encoded protein: MADLIISFDPGASLSRVFFTLDSSKPELLLMEPYTALIPKQSLLSYEEDAIGISSPENSAWIEYNQQCWGVGLICQRFFADLKLEQPKFELAIYKTLAVVGAIAQKKSLANGASIRLGILFPYGEYSDRKLFEISITGALLNFKWRGEKRSFKLVEFVCRPEGFGLLSRGRTTTHNLRSRKIAVVMIGYRNASILIMDKGAMTSGVTEDLGFHKLVSSVQRRVAGQKSLTLAAAISAAGSKINLKALLPLVRVEDALLQELEIQSIKSAISIAREEYWAVLSSYLHRYIPSDIDEMIFAGGTAHYFKSELNRLFPRPEKISCDALEYLVQQEFLAEKPKSDLDFRLTDNYGFFSYLCKNSQQVANHA